A stretch of the Halomonas sp. BDJS001 genome encodes the following:
- a CDS encoding DUF3581 family protein, producing MFKDFYTQRGEYVVISAEQASRFAKGVAGDYNPIHNPDARRFCVPGDLLFALVLATFGLSRQMEFRFTNMVGADTPLKFSEADDGTLHVCDDSGKCYLQVVRSGEITRDTAAVEAFARCYVAFSGKNFPHYLKPLMEQHGVMFNPKRPLVIYDSMGFSLERLDGFSPGLTLNHSSLEVYGKRADALLDFSIESAGEAVGVGSKKLVVSGLCDYDADEMAAIVEEFYRLKAAYETASA from the coding sequence ATGTTCAAGGATTTTTACACGCAGCGCGGAGAGTATGTGGTGATCTCCGCAGAGCAGGCCAGTCGTTTCGCCAAAGGCGTGGCGGGTGACTACAACCCTATTCATAACCCGGATGCACGCCGCTTTTGTGTCCCCGGTGACTTGCTGTTTGCGCTGGTTCTCGCAACGTTTGGGCTATCACGGCAAATGGAATTTCGCTTCACCAATATGGTGGGAGCCGACACGCCGCTTAAGTTTAGCGAAGCAGACGATGGCACGCTGCACGTCTGCGATGATAGCGGTAAGTGCTACCTGCAGGTGGTGCGCAGCGGCGAAATTACCCGCGATACGGCAGCGGTGGAAGCATTTGCACGCTGCTACGTGGCATTCTCTGGCAAAAATTTCCCCCACTATCTCAAGCCATTGATGGAGCAACACGGGGTAATGTTTAACCCTAAACGCCCTTTGGTTATCTACGATAGCATGGGGTTTTCGCTTGAGCGATTGGATGGCTTTTCCCCCGGTTTAACGTTGAACCACTCCTCGTTAGAGGTATATGGCAAGCGCGCTGACGCACTGCTGGACTTCTCGATTGAGTCTGCGGGTGAAGCGGTTGGCGTTGGTTCAAAAAAGCTCGTAGTGAGCGGTCTTTGTGATTATGACGCCGATGAAATGGCCGCCATTGTCGAAGAGTTTTATCGTCTCAAGGCCGCCTATGAGACGGCCTCAGCGTAG